The following coding sequences lie in one Spinacia oleracea cultivar Varoflay chromosome 1, BTI_SOV_V1, whole genome shotgun sequence genomic window:
- the LOC110794209 gene encoding uncharacterized protein, whose product MMFGDSSNHHQSFQQNNDNGGTFDPYFVANSDNPTSSLVAVVFNGVNFMRWSRNVKRALIAKNKEVFINGEIQKPAVNHKDYLKWKRADFMVVSWILSSMNNDLADDFGYIDNAGELWKELNERFGQSNGPLIYQWDEMQSLRAFPTCVCGGMKSCSCLFLKKVSEFEEEDKMMKFLLGLNGGFEGTVTNVLSMDPLPSINRVFSITQQIQKQKEVNPAATESSAINSSAMAAQTHKGGQFQRFNNSQVKKDWRDLKKEKMNKVCSHCKGKGHTADQCFRLIGYPDWYNSIKASKGSQYGGGRLVAHVHSADMGDSPLDDTMIESGAVSSKMLNTICQEVMKVMKGKQTQNGESSGNACSYANYAGIISHSFNCNVNKLDDECLWIVDSGACDHMTYDADLLINKRKLHKVIKVGFPDGTQMSVNTIGDVVLSDKLILTDVLLVHGFRHNLLSVGRLIEQTGAHVVFTGDGYSFQDPCSFKLLGAGKRTEGLYYFVKETDCSTSQGGYSTRSNSIEINCNAVADVTADVVTDVNRIRLGHPSLSKMKHMNAEFCKGLAEYNCDVCLNAKQHKFPFSCNDNRASECFELIHVDLWGSYKVKSLDGASYFLNVLDDHSRITWTYLLHNKMQVAKVISEFLAKVETQFDKKKGIVHEKSAPYVPQQNGRVERKHRSLLEIARALRFHSGLPKKFWGECGLTATHLINKLPSKVLNWKTPSEIMFHSEPLFERLRVFGSLDRL is encoded by the exons ATGATGTTCGGAGATTCAAGCAATCATCATCAGAGTTTTCAGCAAAATAATGATAATGGAGGTACTTTTGATCCCTATTTTGTAGCAAATTCAGATAATCCTACATCTTCATTGGTAGCTGTAGTTTTCAATGGTGTGAATTTCATGCGTTGGAGTAGAAATGTTAAACGAGCATTAATAGCTAAGAATAAAGAAGTTTTTATCAATGGTGAAATTCAAAAACCTGCTGTGAATCACAAAGATTATCTTAAATGGAAGCGTGCTGATTTCATGGTAGTGAGCTGGATTTTGAGTTCTATGAACAATGACTTGGCTGATGATTTTGGATATATTGATAATGCTGGAGAACTGtggaaagaattgaatgaaaggTTTGGTCAATCAAATGGACCACTGATTTATCAGTGGGATGAAATGCAAAGTTTAAGAGCTTTTCCTACATGTGTGTGTGGTGGTATGAAAAGCTGTAGTTGTCTGTTCTTGAAGAAGGTCTCTGAATTTGAAGAAGAGGACAAGATGATGAAGTTTTTGCTTGGATTGAATGGAGGTTTTGAAGGAACTGTAACAAATGTTCTGTCTATGGATCCATTGCCTAGTATCAACAGAGTATTTTCAATCACTCAgcaaattcaaaaacaaaaagaagtCAACCCTGCTGCTACTGAAAGTAGTGCTATTAATAGCAGTGCAATGGCTGCTCAAACTCATAAGGGAGGACAGTTTCAGAGGTTCAATAATAGTCAAGTGAAGAAAGATTGGAGAGATctgaagaaagaaaaaatgaataagGTGTGTTCACATTGTAAGGGTAAAGGTCATACAGCTGATCAGTGTTTTAGGCTCATAGGCTATCCTGACTGGTACAATTCTATAAAAGCATCAAAAGGCTCACAGTATGGTGGAGGTAGATTGGTTGCACATGTACATTCTGCTGATATGGGAGATAGTCCTCTTGATGATACAATGATTGAATCTGGAGCTGTTAGCAGTAAGATGCTGAACACTATTTGTCAAGAAGTCATGAAAGTGATGAAAGGAAAACAGACACAGAATGGTGAATCAAGTGGTAATGCTTGCTCATATGCCAATTATGCAGGTATAATATCTCACTCTTTTAACTGCAATGTGAACAAATTAGATGATGAATGCCTATGGATAGTAGACTCTGGAGCATGTGATCACATGACTTATGATGCTGATTTGTTAATCAATAAAAGAAAATTGCACAAAGTGATCAAGGTAGGTTTTCCAGATGGAACTCAGATGAGTGTCAACACTATAGGAGATGTAGTTTTGAGTGACAAACTGATCTTGACTGATGTGTTGCTAGTGCATGGTTTTAGGCATAACCTGTTATCTGTTGGTAGATTAATTGAGCAAACTGGTGCTCATGTTGTCTTTACTGGTGATGGATATTCTTTCCAGGACCCTTGTAGTTTCAAGTTGCTTGGTGCTGGAAAGAGAACTGAAGGTCTTTACTATTTTGTCAAGGAAACAGATTGCAGTACTTCTCAAGGAGGATATAGTACAAGATCTAATAGTATTGAAATAAACTGTAATGCAGTGGCAGATGTGACTGCAGATGTTGTTACTGATGTAAATAGAATCAG ATTGGGTCACCCATCCTTGTCAAAAATGAAACATATGAATGCTGAGTTTTGTAAAGGACTTGCTGAATACAATTGTGATGTATGTCTTAATGCAAAACAACACAAATTTCCATTTTCTTGTAATGATAATAGAGCTTCTGAATGCTTTGAGTTGATTCATGTGGATTTATGGGGATCTTATAAGGTCAAAAGTTTAGATGGTGCTTCATATTTTCTAAATGTGTTGGATGATCACAGTAGAATAACTTGGACTTATCTTCTTCATAATAAAATGCAAGTAGCAAAGgtgatttctgaatttttggccAAGGTTGAAACTCAGTTTGACAAGAAG AAAGGGATTGTGCATGAAAAGAGTGCTCCATATGTGCCTCAGCAGAATGGTAGAGTTGAAAGGAAACATAGGAGTTTACTTGAAATTGCAAGAGCTTTAAGGTTCCATTCTGGTCTCCCTAAGAAATTCTGGGGGGAGTGTGGGCTGACTGCTACACACTTAATCAACAAGCTGCCTTCAAAGGTCTTAAACTGGAAAACTCCATCTGAGATTATGTTTCATTCTGAACCTTTATTTGAAAGATTAAGGGTTTTTGGATCtcttgataggttatga